The Nocardia arthritidis genome has a window encoding:
- the rplJ gene encoding 50S ribosomal protein L10 has product MAKAEKVTAVAEIVEQFKSSTATVVTEYRGLPVSKLTELRRALGAEATYSVAKNTLVKRAAAEAGVEGLDDLFVGPTAITFITGEPVNAAKALKNFAKDNKALIIKGGYMDGAALSVSEVERIADLETREVLLAKLAGAMKGNLSKAAGLFNAPASQVARLAAALQEKKQAEGGAAAE; this is encoded by the coding sequence ATGGCAAAAGCTGAGAAGGTCACCGCGGTCGCGGAGATCGTCGAGCAGTTCAAGAGCTCAACGGCAACCGTTGTCACGGAATACCGTGGTCTGCCGGTGAGCAAGCTCACCGAGCTGCGTCGCGCGCTCGGCGCGGAGGCCACGTACTCCGTCGCCAAGAACACCCTGGTCAAGCGCGCCGCCGCCGAGGCTGGCGTCGAGGGCCTGGACGACTTGTTCGTCGGACCGACCGCCATCACCTTCATCACCGGTGAGCCGGTCAACGCGGCCAAGGCGCTGAAGAACTTCGCCAAGGACAACAAGGCGCTCATCATCAAGGGCGGATACATGGACGGCGCCGCGCTGTCCGTGTCCGAGGTCGAGCGCATCGCCGACCTGGAGACCCGCGAGGTGCTGCTGGCGAAGCTGGCCGGCGCCATGAAGGGCAACCTGTCGAAGGCCGCCGGTCTGTTCAACGCTCCCGCCTCGCAGGTGGCCCGCCTGGCCGCCGCGCTGCAGGAGAAGAAGCAGGCCGAAGGCGGAGCCGCCGCCGAGTAA
- a CDS encoding ABC transporter ATP-binding protein, with protein sequence MGVEVRTEGVTKSFGSQRIWQDVSLTLPAGEVSALLGPSGTGKSVFLKSLIGLLRPERGSIYIDNVDITTCTNKQLYEIRKKFGVLFQDGALFGSMNLFDNVAFPLREHTKKTESEIKKIVMEKLELTGLLGAEGKLPGEISGGMRKRAGLARALVLDPEIILVDEPDSGLDPVRTSYLSQLLIDINAQIDATILIVTHNINLARTVPDNIGMLFRRQLVMFGPREVLLTSDEPVVKQFLNGRMIGPIGMSEEKDEAQMAREQALVDAGHHHGGAEEVEGIIPQMRATPGMPVRQAVLRRKERVREIMHTLPHAAQVAIRESLAENDDTQVIAYNNGDLAGYQGGSFDTTVRHNPTNG encoded by the coding sequence GTGGGCGTCGAAGTCCGGACCGAGGGTGTAACGAAATCCTTCGGTTCCCAGCGTATTTGGCAGGACGTTTCACTGACCCTGCCCGCGGGTGAGGTGAGCGCACTGCTCGGCCCGTCCGGTACGGGTAAATCCGTCTTCCTCAAATCGCTCATCGGCCTGCTGCGCCCGGAACGCGGTTCGATCTACATCGACAACGTCGACATCACCACCTGCACCAACAAGCAGCTGTATGAAATCCGCAAGAAGTTCGGCGTGCTGTTCCAGGACGGCGCGCTGTTCGGCTCCATGAACCTCTTCGACAACGTCGCCTTCCCGTTGCGCGAGCACACGAAGAAGACGGAGTCGGAGATCAAGAAGATCGTCATGGAGAAGCTGGAGCTCACCGGTCTGCTGGGGGCCGAGGGCAAACTGCCCGGCGAGATCTCCGGCGGTATGCGCAAGCGGGCGGGCCTGGCTCGCGCCCTGGTACTCGATCCGGAGATCATCCTGGTCGACGAGCCCGACTCCGGTCTGGACCCGGTGCGCACCTCATATCTGAGCCAGCTGCTGATCGATATCAACGCGCAGATCGACGCCACCATCCTGATCGTCACGCACAACATCAACCTGGCCCGCACCGTGCCGGACAACATCGGCATGCTGTTCCGCCGCCAGCTGGTGATGTTCGGCCCGCGCGAGGTGCTGCTCACCTCCGATGAGCCCGTGGTCAAACAGTTCCTCAACGGCCGCATGATCGGCCCGATCGGCATGAGCGAGGAAAAGGACGAGGCGCAGATGGCGCGCGAGCAGGCGCTGGTCGACGCCGGCCACCACCACGGCGGTGCAGAGGAGGTCGAGGGCATCATTCCGCAGATGCGGGCCACCCCAGGCATGCCGGTGCGCCAGGCGGTGCTACGCCGCAAGGAGCGGGTCAGAGAGATCATGCATACCCTGCCGCACGCGGCGCAGGTGGCGATCCGTGAGTCACTTGCGGAGAACGACGATACGCAAGTGATCGCGTACAACAACGGTGACCTGGCGGGATACCAGGGCGGGTCGTTCGACACCACCGTGCGTCACAACCCAACTAACGGGTAA
- a CDS encoding MlaE family ABC transporter permease, whose protein sequence is MVRKTFRRPFQMREFIEQSWFIASVSILPSALVAIPFGAVVALQTGSLIKQLGAESFTGATSVLATVQQAAPVVTSLIIAGAAGSAVAADLGSRTIREEIDAMEVLGVDPIHRLVVPRVLGMTLVALLLNGLVSVVGIAGGYFFNVLLQGGTPGAYLASFSALAQLPDLWIGEIKAAIFGVIAGVIAAYKGLNPKGGPKGVGEAVNQSVVITFLVLFFVNLVLTLVYLQVVPAKGA, encoded by the coding sequence GTGGTGCGCAAGACCTTCCGCCGGCCCTTCCAGATGCGCGAGTTCATCGAGCAGTCGTGGTTCATCGCGAGTGTCTCGATCCTGCCCAGTGCGCTGGTTGCCATCCCGTTCGGTGCGGTCGTCGCACTGCAGACCGGCTCGCTGATCAAACAGCTCGGCGCCGAATCCTTCACCGGCGCAACAAGTGTGCTCGCCACCGTGCAGCAGGCGGCCCCCGTGGTGACCTCGCTGATCATCGCGGGCGCCGCGGGCTCGGCGGTGGCCGCCGACCTCGGCTCCCGGACCATCCGTGAGGAGATCGACGCCATGGAGGTGCTCGGCGTCGATCCGATCCACCGGCTGGTGGTGCCGAGGGTGCTCGGCATGACCCTGGTCGCGCTGCTGCTCAACGGCCTGGTCTCGGTCGTCGGTATCGCGGGCGGCTACTTCTTCAACGTGCTCCTGCAGGGCGGTACGCCCGGCGCGTACCTGGCGTCGTTCTCGGCGCTGGCCCAGCTGCCCGATCTGTGGATCGGCGAGATCAAGGCCGCGATATTCGGTGTCATCGCAGGCGTGATCGCCGCGTACAAGGGCCTCAACCCCAAGGGTGGCCCGAAAGGAGTCGGTGAAGCGGTGAACCAATCGGTAGTGATCACGTTCCTGGTGTTGTTCTTCGTGAACCTGGTGCTGACCCTGGTGTACCTGCAGGTCGTCCCCGCCAAGGGCGCATAA
- a CDS encoding MlaE family ABC transporter permease: MSFYARAIAWIPRTAVHYRKEVMRLLAEVTFGSGALAVIGGTIGVIIFMSGSVGVVVGLQGFKALDALGSSVLTGFLTAYINTREIAPLVAAIALSATVGCGFTAQLGAMRISEEIDALEVMAVPGVPFLVTSRVIAGFVAVIPLYVVGLLGTYIASRQISVWFNGQSSGSYDHYFSLFLPPEDVLYSFLKVLIFAFVIILVHCYYGFHATGGPAGVGVAVGRAVRAAIVLLNVLDFFLSLAIWGTTTTVRVAG, from the coding sequence ATGTCGTTCTACGCCAGGGCGATCGCTTGGATTCCGCGCACCGCGGTGCACTACCGGAAGGAGGTCATGCGGCTGCTGGCCGAGGTGACCTTCGGCTCCGGCGCGCTCGCCGTCATCGGCGGCACCATCGGCGTGATCATCTTCATGTCCGGCTCGGTGGGGGTCGTCGTCGGTTTGCAGGGTTTCAAAGCCCTTGATGCCCTTGGTAGTTCGGTGCTCACCGGCTTCCTCACCGCCTACATCAACACCCGCGAGATCGCGCCGCTGGTCGCGGCGATCGCGCTGTCGGCGACGGTGGGCTGTGGTTTCACCGCGCAGCTCGGCGCCATGCGGATCTCCGAGGAGATCGACGCGCTGGAGGTCATGGCGGTGCCCGGTGTGCCGTTCCTGGTGACCAGCCGGGTGATCGCCGGATTCGTCGCGGTGATCCCGCTGTACGTCGTCGGCCTGCTCGGCACCTACATCGCATCGCGTCAGATCAGCGTCTGGTTCAACGGGCAGTCCAGCGGTTCCTACGACCACTATTTCAGTCTGTTCCTGCCACCCGAAGACGTGCTCTATTCATTCCTGAAGGTGCTGATCTTCGCATTCGTGATCATCCTGGTGCACTGCTACTACGGCTTCCACGCCACCGGCGGCCCGGCGGGCGTCGGCGTCGCGGTCGGCCGCGCGGTGCGCGCCGCGATCGTGCTGCTCAACGTGCTCGATTTCTTCCTCAGCCTGGCGATTTGGGGTACGACGACGACAGTGCGGGTCGCGGGATGA
- a CDS encoding MCE family protein, translated as MSSVQAWRATEKLRVRLLGIAFFVIVALFLWTTIAIYNKTFTDTVKVNLITDTVGNALTRNAEVKVRGVSVGEVRSSESEGGKVTLHLAIDPAKAQQIPSNATARLLPKTLFGERYVDLIVPEQPSGKLTDGVTLHQDKSGNSIELSKLFDDLLPLLQAIPPQDLANTLGSLAQALSGQGLALGDSVDKLDNIFRGLNGVMPDLQQDIRSFADVAATYSDALPQLVETLDNFRTTNATIVQRRFDIDSLYAVLTPASATTADFLIANRDNIIDVSADSRPALEQLAYYSPSYACALANFAKVKPRIDQIMGQGSDHPGSRVSVALTNTRGRYLPNQDEPRWLSTEGPWCVPEPPSGVDPGQYPHGPFSDGSYAVPSRNPGDQTTGELSPPQFSAYPAAKAPTTVGSPAEQRALGAIYGAAQGVSPEQVPSWITRIGAPALRGSEVSVR; from the coding sequence ATGAGCTCGGTGCAGGCCTGGCGCGCGACGGAGAAGCTGCGAGTCCGGCTGCTCGGTATCGCGTTCTTCGTGATCGTCGCGCTGTTCCTCTGGACGACGATCGCGATATACAACAAGACCTTCACCGACACCGTGAAGGTCAACCTGATCACCGACACCGTCGGCAACGCGCTCACCCGCAATGCCGAGGTGAAGGTGCGCGGCGTCTCGGTCGGCGAGGTGCGCTCCAGCGAGTCCGAGGGCGGCAAGGTGACGCTGCACCTGGCCATCGATCCCGCGAAGGCGCAACAGATTCCATCGAACGCGACGGCGCGGCTGCTGCCGAAGACGCTGTTCGGCGAGCGGTATGTGGATCTGATCGTCCCGGAGCAGCCGAGCGGCAAGCTGACCGACGGCGTCACGCTGCATCAGGACAAGAGCGGCAATTCGATCGAGTTGAGCAAGCTGTTCGACGATCTGCTGCCGCTGCTGCAGGCGATTCCGCCGCAGGATCTGGCGAACACCCTCGGCTCGCTGGCGCAGGCGCTGTCCGGTCAGGGGTTGGCGCTCGGTGACAGCGTCGACAAGCTGGACAATATCTTCCGCGGACTCAACGGCGTGATGCCCGATCTGCAGCAGGACATCAGGAGCTTCGCCGATGTCGCCGCGACCTACTCGGACGCGCTGCCGCAGCTGGTCGAGACGCTGGACAATTTCCGGACCACCAATGCCACCATCGTGCAGCGGCGTTTCGATATCGATTCGCTGTACGCGGTGCTGACCCCGGCGTCGGCGACCACCGCCGATTTCCTGATCGCCAACCGCGACAACATCATCGACGTATCCGCCGATTCGCGGCCCGCGCTGGAGCAGTTGGCCTACTACTCGCCGAGCTATGCCTGTGCGCTGGCCAATTTCGCGAAGGTGAAGCCGCGCATCGACCAGATCATGGGCCAGGGCTCGGACCATCCCGGTTCGCGAGTTTCGGTGGCGCTCACCAACACTCGCGGCCGCTACCTGCCGAATCAGGATGAGCCGCGCTGGTTGAGCACCGAGGGACCGTGGTGTGTGCCCGAGCCGCCGTCCGGCGTCGATCCGGGTCAGTATCCGCACGGCCCGTTCAGCGACGGTTCCTACGCGGTGCCCAGCCGCAACCCGGGCGATCAGACGACCGGTGAGTTGTCGCCGCCGCAGTTCAGCGCGTACCCGGCCGCCAAGGCGCCGACCACCGTCGGCTCACCCGCCGAGCAGCGCGCGCTCGGCGCGATCTACGGTGCGGCGCAAGGCGTTTCGCCGGAACAGGTGCCGAGTTGGATCACCCGGATCGGCGCTCCGGCGCTGCGCGGTAGCGAGGTGAGCGTGCGATGA
- the rplL gene encoding 50S ribosomal protein L7/L12, protein MAKLSTEELLDVFSEMTLLELSAFVKAFEDKFEVTAAAPVAVAAVGGAAAPAEAAEEQDEFDVILEGAGDKKIQVIKVVREIVSGLGLKEAKDLVEGAPKPILEKVAKEAAEAAKAKLEEAGAKVSVK, encoded by the coding sequence ATGGCCAAGCTGTCCACCGAAGAGCTGCTCGACGTCTTCTCGGAGATGACCCTGCTGGAGCTGTCCGCGTTCGTGAAGGCGTTCGAGGACAAGTTCGAGGTCACCGCGGCCGCTCCGGTCGCCGTCGCCGCCGTCGGCGGTGCCGCTGCCCCGGCCGAGGCCGCCGAGGAGCAGGACGAGTTCGACGTGATCCTCGAGGGCGCGGGCGACAAGAAGATCCAGGTCATCAAGGTGGTCCGCGAGATCGTCTCCGGCCTGGGCCTGAAGGAAGCCAAGGACCTGGTCGAGGGCGCCCCGAAGCCGATCCTGGAGAAGGTCGCCAAGGAGGCCGCCGAGGCCGCCAAGGCGAAGCTGGAAGAGGCCGGCGCCAAGGTGTCCGTCAAGTAA